ttaatatatCGAGagctgtaggaaaaatatttttggggcCCAAAACTCGCGGCAGTGTCACAGCATCTCCCTATCATgttgattttttattcataataattatttataattattagaagtgCGCTAGCTGTCAGAACTCTTCACGAGCTTGTGTGTGGGGACGTAATTCGCCAGAACTGTAGCATCTCACTGTTGTACATTTCTTATAATAGttacttataattattggaTTTTAATTATCAGAACTATTCACTGAACCTATCTAGACTTCAAAACTCTACGGATTTGTACTCTCCCACCGTTAAAAATTCATGATACGGTGAGATGCTATTTGACGTCGGAAGTTAGCATCCCATTTCATAAAACCGcgatttttattgtaaatttgacaaaactgttgttaaaacttATTAAGAACTATGCAACTATGCTAATTAATACGCAGTTTAATCGTGAGATGCTTACACTTGAGATACTAATTTCACACACTCTGCAAAAACGATATAGCGCACTTGCAGCTTGGTACTGCAGTAGTTTGCAGGAAAGCTTGGACGCAcccataaaaattatgtattaaaatcgGTAAGTGACATGTCAAGGACTCCCCTTGTGAGTATGTTGCCGCTTTCCGAAAATTCAGGACAAATCGacatatgtaaattaatatgagtaacatttttcaaaagattTCAATACAGTATTACAAGAGATTTTATAGTATATTgatgaacaaaataataaagagacatttacaaagaaaaaaaaagaggagaaatttagtatgtaaaaaaaaacagacttTTACGTGCATAAAGGATTTGAAGCAGAAAGAAGGAGACGGATAACATTCTGTAACAATATGTTCAATATACATGTGTTcctttcaaaatatatattcgtttatttaaacgataaattttcaaatatccaaatattttatttcatttaaaaattttattttgtgtttagAGACTGcagtttacaataatttttttactttgtgcATCTGTCTCGCATATATTTCAAGTTCCATTCATCAGAATCTTCTGCAAAACTTTTTAGTGTTTTCTTTAGGCTTTATGATGCTTCCTGCAATGAGTAATCTTTGTTCCAACATATCGATCTACAATACatggatttttattattataaaactaatcaattatatataatcatatatatatatatatatatatatatatatatatatatatatatataaataatttattacgaataaacaaaaatagatttttaatacaatttttattgcacATTATAATTATCACTTAACatgcaattaatatatttttgtattaaaattttaaaataaaccttaaaatattataaaaaatttgtcattaaaatatttatcgtccAGTTTAGAATTTACtctatacatattttgattctaatgtaattttatttatagtaatgAATAAAGTCTTAAATCTCTTACTTCTTTCTGCTTCTGTTTCATCGCACTGTCTATagcaataatttgttttttcaaTTGCTCATTCTGAGACAACAGAGCGTCGTACCTGAAATTTAACGTACAAACATACAAATTGTTAAATGGTATGTACAATGTTAAAAGAAATTACTTCTGATGCCACGTTTTCTGCACTTCTCTCCTCAGGGTCTCCGGCAGTATGTCAAGAGAGCTGAGCTGAACGTCTGTAACACTTTGTCGGAATAAATCTAAACAGCGATTTTTCAAATAGATTACTAGCTAAATGAGAAACATTGAAGAAATTTTACTCACTTAACATTTGCTTGTTTCGTATTTTAATCTTCTTCAGATCGTCTGTCAGAACTTTATCGCGAGATTTCAAGGTGGAATACTGCAGAAATCGAGCAGCTTCCAAATCTCGCGAACATTTCAAGCTTCTTTCCAATTTTCGAACGGTATCGCGCATTTGGTTAATTGTCGTGATATGTCTTCTCCCGGATACTTCTATGTGCGTTACGTTCAACATTTGTTAATTATGAATGTAGCTAGAGCCTGTCTCTAGATGTAACTAATGTCAGTGGCTTGATAGAGTTGATAATATTTAGCTTGATAGACATGTACCTAATGGctgtttcttttatattcaataaaaaaaagagttgataatagaaaaaataaaacacagaAAACACTTATGCTTATTGACAAggtcattttattgaatatttctcGTAGCCATGACAATAttatgctttaaaaaaattaaactaaataagtaaatatcatgataaaagattaaCTTACAGATGTTTCAGTTCACAATTTACATTGAGTAAACTTTATACAATCagttttcaaattaatattttataaataggaATATATATACgataaaacgtatatatttgAGACCAACTTCAGATCCTTGTTACGCAACAAGATTTCGCATCCGTTACGTATTTACATTTCATGTTATGAACGCGACGATTGAAACCATTTCGTGCGGTAACGGATACGTGTCCGTTTGATATCAAATACATATCTGCAATGATAACCACTGTTATCATCAGGTAACGGTTAGGTTTCTGAAACTAAACGGAAACATATCCCTTGCGGTTTGTGCTATATGGGAAGTCTATCGCATTAGGAACCACATCATTACCTAATTATACAAGtgtacttaataaattaaaaaatattttgcatttttagcTTTTTAAGTATACATTCAAGTACTTTGGTGatgcataaatgtaaaaaaaaattaatctttgacTAGCAGTAACTAGATTGTAAAATAGGATCAGACTAAATAGGCCTGAGAATCTAGTGGTTGCGTTCCAAAACCATATGAAAATATTACGTTTACGTTACGTATGCTGCAGATTTTTAGTTACTCAGTACGGTTTTAGAATGCAGTCTAGCTGTCACAATTAATACAACAGCAGTAGCAATACCAGATGAATATTGGTGATATTATGTGTTACCTGATAACTAAAGTGAACATGTCTTATTAACTGCAATCAACAGACATACCAATGAATTCGGATAACAATCTGCTCGTGATTGTCAACACAATGCAACACTATGTCAAAGAAGTCAGAACGTTACATCTCTTCCACCTAAGTTTTGAACTGTTTGATTATTCAATAGAGTACAAATCAAGAATGAATCATAGTTCttcgaaatatacattttctgaaaattaattttaagtacatGTACTTTTAGACTGTAAAATATGATCTACAAAACGTTCGTGTATTTTTCCGGATAAACTACGTTGACATTGCGCTTGAGTATTTTCTAATACAGTGAGTAAGGCTATTTTGGTTTTTGTTTCTAAGGCATCCTTGAATTGCTTCATAAGACTAAGATCTATTTCATCCATGTCATCGACAGTTTCCTTTATCATTTCAACTTTAGTGATGAGAGTTTCAAGTGACTCTTCCGATGAATTTCCTGCAATTCTGTAAATTTCCTTGCTTAATAATAACgtgtataaaatttcaatattatgaaatattatgtgTGTACACGAGTGTACGCGTATATATactcaatatatatttaatacattaaaaattatatatataaatttttatttatatatgtatatgttttttttctaattaataatgcCACACACATTTTTTGTATGAATTACTACACACactttccaaaaattttatcttaaatgtcttgaatatatttgaatactatcattttgaataaaattacattatcataaaattcatattaatataaattgtaatagaCTCACGATTGATTCCGTTCTTCATCCAGGTACTTTGAACAGGTGTTATATACATTCAAACAGGCTAAACGATCTGGAAACTGCGCCAGATACATTGCAAAAAGTTTGTTACCTTTTGGATGAGTTAAAGTTTTGTGTACATTATTTGTGATTTGATATAATTCTTCATTTGACAATTTGTCTATACATTTTCCTATGCAGTCAGTCATTTGATCTACCAACGAAAATTGCAGCTTTCATTGATCTGAAAAGTATTGTAGATCAAGTCTATCTTActtctaatataaaattgagaCATCCATCTTTCAAATGAGTAAATTAgtatgtaacaaataaaaaatatgataaagaaaacagaaaaaaagacAAATCAGTAGCAATCGTTCTTCCAAccatatattgaaaattaccCTTGCACTTGATGTTCAATGCAGATGTAATTCAAGATTTGTTCACCTCACCaatcgttttttatttatttaaagaatataaaaagtttgtaaaattttataaatgtacttTCAAATTCTAGGACAAATGTTCTGTAtttcatttagaaaaaaaataaaatttttttataggcCAATATTTATAAGCCATAAAAGTCAGTGCAAAATCTCATACTGCACACTAAGTAGTGCTACTTTGTGCGAGTTATGTGTATGAGTAACATACACAAATTATTAGGGATTAGTAAGATAactaatatgattttaaaataaaaaatataaattagatttcAGAAACtcatttaagatataaaataagaaatattataaagagaaaaaaaattatagttattttaaaaaatatactaaataactattttattgtatttgaaatacactttaaattatgttattttatatatgttcattTCCTGCAAATTGTAGTAAGTGTTGTTTGACTTAAAAAGATTGtaactttttgtaataaatacaaaaaaaactctaaagttttttttaactaagaGTTGggtaataattagtaaaaaagttaaaagttaaacttAATGctctttttaatgaaattaatatttcatttaacttaagttagtctaattttaatgtaacttttaactgagTTTTTTGTTCacataacttttaacgtaattaaattatttttatataccattgattttaatagttaaaataaaatattaatttatacaacCCTGCCTGGTTTAggtataaagttttgaaaaaaaatacagaaacatcaaattcttcaaaaagaCTATTGGGGTACATGAAGATGAGAATGATTTTCAATAAGAAAAATTGAGCATTGCAAgaaataagcattttttaaatatattggtaCAAAAATGTCCTGCAAGAAGTTCAACATTGTCTTATTCATACATAATGCAATTTTCAATACTCACCTCAATTGGCATATTGAAAATTGCATTATGTATGAATAACACAATGTTAATCAAATCCattctttaaaataagttttttcttttaagaaaaataattctttaaataaaaaatggacatttagatattaatttagaataacaatataatacgtagaataagttttacaaaaattttcacaaaaaggCAACTTTGTGTGCAATCGTAGATACTAAGTATTTGGTGCAGAATCAACTTGATGCTGTTTGCAAGAAAATCGACGATCTCGATCACACCATTGCAAATTTGTTTGGGACCAAGAATTCTTCGTTTCAAGAAACATCCATGAATAGAAAATCATCGATACGAAATCGATATGAATAGAAATCAAATACGAGTTACTCAAAGATTTGTAGCaagagttatttttaaacatctaCATACCACTATTTTTCACGACGTTAAGAACCCTCGACGCTTCAATTTTGGACGGTTATGATGATTGAAATTTTCGACATTCAGTACCAAGCAAGAACCGGTATATGCATCTCAATCGATTCGTCTTCACCAGTTCACTGTGAGTTCTGACCGTCACTTGACTACGACCTACGCTACGACCAGCATTGTGATGTGCCGGTTTTATTCCCCACCACTAGGGCTGCGTTCGGGAAGCGTGCTGTCGGCTGTCGGCGCTATtccgtcattctatctttatcgatCATTAGACGTAGAATAAGGATAAAACGATACGATAGCGCTAATAGCATGCTACGCGAACACAGCCTAGGTTAGATCTGGTTAGATCTCGGAAAGCAAAAAACACGTCGTCACGGTCGTGCGACtattggcacacctggcgaaggaaGCGCCGAGCGCGTGTACTCGAATATATCAACtttaaaggttggtttatgcaggccataaccgctaacttatgccggaatctataagaaattgaccaatcataattagtttatagaagaataatcgactatgattggtcaatttcttacagattacgGCATAAGTTAGTGGTTATgtcctgcataaaccaaccttaaatCGTTCCTAACCAAGTAATCATTTTCACGCGATTATTCGTCTCATCCCACTGTACGGACGATAATTTACGCGAACACAATGGGAATGAATAGCGAATTTTAGAGGTGAATAcaagtacaaattgactcaccgtttgCCGTTGATCGCTCCGTCTCGGTCGTAGCTATCGAAGCGTTCGAGAGCCAAGATCCTCCTCACAACGATTCGTGTCGTCTTAATTCACACTTGGCACAACGCACGCAGACCCTTCGTTTTTGACCAGCCCAGTATTCACGCTCGCCCCTACTTGTATTCGCCCCTACAATTCAGTACGAATACTAAACGTCTCCTCCCCATTGCGTTCGCGTAAATTATCTTCGGTACTTACAACGCGACGAGATAAACAGAGATGAATAAATCGATCGTGCGAAAGTGGTTAGGAATGATTTGAAGTTAATTCTTATACACGCCGCTCTCGGCGCttccttcgccaggtgtgccaacaatCGGGCGACGTAGGTGACGTTAGTGTACCGACTGAAGTTTCGACTGATTTCGACTTGAGATCTGTCGCCACTGTCGGAATGGCTGCTCTCAGATTTCTCTGTGCCGTGACGTTTTCACGCAGTCgcacgtcgaaaccaaagctgATTTTGAGCCCAAATGTCTCGATTTGATTTTCGATCGAAGACATACCTTATCTCGCTATCAGATATAATGTAGCGAGTTATTAATATCTACACTTCTGCTAGTTTTTCTATGCTCACTCGTCATTGCTCGTCATGGCGGCGGCCAAGGTGACTTTCcgtataaaatatctaaaataatataaataatatatataatgctatataaataattaatgataataataatgagaaaatCTTACGAGTATAGTGGTCAAAGTGAGAAGTCGTTTATTAAACATTcatcttgttttttatttaataaatacttaattcATAATTACGATAGTGATGCTTTTCTGTTTGTCGTtcttttaatattgcttttaaTGATGTTCAGCTgattcatttaataataattttgaagatTAAAAACTTGCAATTGCAACCAGTGAAGCTAGAGAGTTCTACGTTTTTATCTATGcattttgtcatatatttttatatatgacaAGATGCATAGATAAAAACGTATGACACACTATGTATATTTTctcatgtttaataaatatcttttaccATCGTATTAGAGATAATAATCTGCTATTAtcattttagtaataattttttgtaattctttttgctGCTGATTCATTTAATAATGTCAAAGAGTAAAAGTGCGCGTTTTGATTTCAAGCAGTAAAAGTGGAAATTTATGTATATCCATCTtgtcttatatttaataaatattttttagtctCAAAATAATAACGATATATTGCTGGTAATCCTTTTGATGGTAATTTTTGGTAATGCTGTTCTGTTACTTTTTTCAGAGCGAAGATAGCAAGGACGATAATCTAAATAGGCAAGGCTCATTTAGGAAGCTTGTGCCTGGAAGCAATAATGGGGATTCTCCACTGAGCATGTCTGTGAAAATGATAGACAGACCAATTGTGTCACAAACCAACAAACAACATGCTATTTTTTTGCAAGAATATAACGTCCTATCTGAGTAGTAAGTTTAGTATGCACATATGAAAAGATAGTTGATTATGATAGCTAATAATGATTGCATTcagaagaatatttattttgtaactattGGAAATTTTTTCATAACGCAAGATTATTATCTTTAGATTTAAAGTTATAATCTAATTGCTGCAAAAAATACTTTCAACAGTTGCAAAGTAAATATTCTACTGTCAATGTGATCtgattatactttttttcagtaaaatgtGTTCTCAAGATTTGAGGGGCATTTATGTGATACCATCTGCCTTAAATGCTTTTCGTAAGTATTATTAGAGATTATACAAGTACTTATTAGTACATTCGCAACTCGGCATGCAATATTTTGTGATAACTGTAGTCTGAGATATTAATGACATATGATTGCTTTGAAATTggaacaattaataattattaccatTCTGTAACTTGCATGTGAAGGAACAAGTGCTCTTTGCTCTTTGTTTTCTTGTTCGCATACTAcgtttctttttattgaaatgtaaGTATGTTTTTGATAGGTGTAAACCTATTTTATAGGTCTTGCTCGTCCCGATTACGACTTGTATAACGGTTCTAATGTAAATATATCCATATCTCTTGCCTGTTTCACTTTAACATAGTTAAACTGGCAATTGGCAAGAAAAGTCTAATATGTGCTTTTTGCATTTTGTCGCAGTGTGGTTTGGCGTACACTTCATTCGGCAAGGATTCTACAAAGGCGGAGTTTTTAGATTCACCATTACACTGCCTCCAAACTTTCCACTCGGAGATTGCCCTGTAAGAATATCAATTTGCAGATAAATCGATCTTACGAACAGCTTATTCACTAGaatgtattttagaaagttGTATTTGAAACTCAAATCTTCCATCCATTGATAAATCCAGAAAACGGAGAATTGTGTACGTCGTGGGGATTTCCTGAATGGAGGAGGAACAACAGAATTTcgcaattattacaatatatcactaagatatttattaaactagATACGAAAATGACTCCAGTCAACGCGGATGCATCTAGCCTGTAAGTAcattttgttttagaaaaaacGCAAACAGAATTTACaaggaaaacaaaaaagtcaaaatatgttaattttacatCATATTGACCAAACCATAACCGAAAAATGACGCAAATTTGATCAGTGTAACGTCAAATTGACGTCATTTtgacttttttgtttttctggAAATTTATTGTTCAGAACATCTACATTTGTGAATTAATTGACTTTACaggtatgaaaaaaatgttgaagcTTTTCGAGAACGCGTAAAAGCATGCGTGAAGGAAAGCGTGAATCAGGTGTTTAATCTACCATCTACCATGGATGATCCGCATTATATTACGTTTAATCAATATGTGAATGAAATACATGATCCCATCAAACGAGAAATTTATGAtccaaaagtaaatattttagtgtATTGACCATTATGATGAGACGCATTGAGTTTATAAATCTGATCAATATTTATCGCACTTTGCAGGACGAGGAAGAAAATAAGCAATTGGGTTTTTCATGGGTACAACCCGGTTCGCTTCAGCCATTTTCAAAACCAGAGGCGAGATAATGAAGGAATTCTAAATGATGGCAGTAGTGAAACGACATACATCCTTATGAGCTATACGAAAAAATTGTTGCTCTCTTGATAATTGCGCAGACGATGCCGATGAAGTCAATCCCAAAACTTGccggaaaaaaattatttttttattcagactATTATGtctaaacattttatacatgtCTATATGTGttaaagagaaagggagagagaaagaatatctagaacaaattaaaatatatacgaaatactcttgtatttaaaattaaattaaggcatagattattaacataattgttcacaaatatggaaaattttattatacaatttttattttaatatatatatatgtatacaattaatatctaaattatttctatacttGATAACGATAATAACAAACTTATTGTTGTTCAAATAATGCATGCGTTTTCTAAACGCGATTAATATTGCGATTAAAACAGAAAGAAGAATATGACCTTTAATATTCCAAGTGATTACATTGTGCAGTCTATCAGAAACCTTTCAAATTGAGCGCCATTTTATAGCAACCGGAAACAAACCGTCTTGTTTGAGGACGCGTCCTAAATTAAATCCCTCCCTCCCTCTATCCTTTAACGCATGACTCCGGCATAGAGACCCGGCTTTAACCGCGGTTGAAGGATCTCTCTGTAAAATCGCGGTCGTCGAGGTGGAGAAAAATAACATACATGGCACGATAGGGGCTCGTAAAGTTGGAAGGTGACTCGTGCAACAATCCCGCAGACTCGTGGTCGTCAAGTGCAATCCTGTGGACAAGCGCCTTTGCTACCGGCACGCCCGAGGCTGCATCCGCCGCGCCGTACGGGATTATGAGCTGTGACAGTCTTAACCTTTAATGACAGCCCCGCATATCCAGGTAACGTACCTTTGTCGTGTCCGAGAAGCGCGCCCGTGCGAGGAACGGATTCTTGATAACAGTTTGCAGTGCATCGCGTTGTGAAAGTCATTTATTACCCTACGGTCGAAGAAAATCTCGATCGACGCGCGGCTCCCCGCGCCGCAGGTACATACCTacggttaggttaggttaaggGCGGAATACGTCGAAGGGTTCCTGTGGACCGGAATAACTGTACGACGTTATTATCAATATTGTTATCTAATGATTTTGCTGATGTTTtgccaaatatttttattatgcgtTTAATActcttttgtttattattatccaTGTTTAAATTATGGACGTATGTTATCACTaagaatattatatgttatgtttattaatgtatgttgattataaacgtatattattgaaaagaagATGATTATGCAATATTATGAAGTAGACAGAGACTGCTCAATTGAATGATATGGATAAACTGGATATGCGATGTAGATTTAAGTCTGATTTCAATTGATCAGAAGATTTGCTTCATTTTTGTATCACTTGATCACTTGATCACAATTGGACATATGGTTAAGGATTTTGATTACATATGGCTATTGTGTTTCAGTTTACATAAAGAACTTCAAAATGCAGACGATAAAATGTGTTGTGGTAGGCGATGGAGCAGTTGGTAAAACATGTCTCTTGATTTCATATACTACAAACAAGTTTCCTTCTGAATACGTGCCTACTGTTTTCGACAATTATGCAGTAACTGTGATGATAGGAGGTGATCCATATACATTAGGATTATTTGATACAGCAGGTaatgtttcttcttttctgCATTATTCCTCAAAGAcagtttatattatatgatattcTATAACTCAATTTTGCTTTCTGTTTCTTAGGTCAGGAAGATTATGACAGATTGCGTCCTTTAAGTTATCCTCAGACCGATGTGTTTCTCGTATGTTTCTCGGTTGTATCGCCGTCGTCATTTgaaaatgtgaaagaaaaagtaataatatatctgttttttattacgtttttgtAAACATGCGTTAATTGAAATTCTAATTtgcaataatgtattattttacagTGGGTGCCAGAAATAACGCATCACTGTCAGAGAACTCCATTTTTACTCGTCGGAACGCAAATTGATTTGAGAGATGATGTGGCAACAATAGAAAAACTTGCAAAGAACAAACAGAAGCCGATATCTGGAGAGCAGGGCGAAAAACTCGCCAAAGAACTCAAAGCTGTAAAATATGTAGAATGCAGTGCTCTGACAcaggtaaataaaaaattttttaaaataatttttgttttaactaaaGGGTTTATCTGTGTAAAACATTTGACACATTAGTGATATATTTTTAGAACACTgttatttaagatttaacatTAACCTTTAAACGGCCGGCATTGGACCTATTATAATTCCCTTAGAAAATTCCTGAAATATTGTACTTATATCTTCGATACAACATATATAACAAAGAGTCCTCCATAGCGTCTATATTTAGACTTTCCGGTTGTCTAAAGGTTAAAATAACAGgctgattatattaaaatattactttaaaaatttatatagattaaaTCTAGGAATAACTATTtctacttaaataaaataaagaattgatacttttattattttattcttaaatatataatataaaattcttgttttcTTTGACATTTCAGAAAGGTTTGAAGAATGTATTTGACGAAGCTATTTTAGCTGCACTGGAACCGCCTGAGCCAGTGAAGAAAAGGAAGTGTACACTTCTGTAAGGTGACACGAAGTATTGCCATCGTTGGGACGCATGCCTGATTTCAAAACGACACTGTAGTACCAGGCGACGAACGTGTGTGTAGTACACTCTGTATTAAATAGAACTACATTTTTTTGCTTATATGGAGTTTGTAATCGTATTTGGAAAGAATAAGCAAATCGCCAGACGACTGCAGACACATTCCACGGGGCATTGAGGCGTGCGATAATAACTGAATTTATaaaatcgtataaaatttttctatcaaataatgacttttttgaagaaaagttaTTGCACAAAGTTTTCACTTTTCCAATACTTTTGAGAGGGAACTAATTAGAATGGggattttcaaacaaattttgagATCGTTCTAAACTCGTCAACTTTTGACGTTTACACTTAAAAGGAACAGAGATGGAGAAACAAATAGAGATTGGTGCTATTgttcaacaatattttttaagtcaaaacgTTTATATAAGTATTCTGAGTCGTCGGTATCTGACAGAGTACTTGTTTGAGTAATGGAGTGCTCAAGTATCGTTCGCTAGAGCGACGATCATTTTTCTCGATACATATTCGAATGAAATTTCTGTTCTCGGCGACGTCAGTATTAGGAACTTTATGGTGAATGTATAAAATGATAAGTATCATAAACGTAATAAGCAGTATCACTTAGATATACTATCAATTGCATGTCACAGAAAGGTTATTACTAATTCTAACAACACGTCTATTATAAAGTATCGTTATTGATATTGGAGGCTCTTGTATTGCGTTTTTGACACCGTGAACTTATTtgaatgttaatataatttcagaACGAAAATATATTCATTGCAGCAAATTGTCAAATAGTTTCATCACTTGCCCTGTTTTGAAGTGTATTATCGCAAAAAGCTCtctaatatcaataataaatattcggATTATATCTTTTGAGGACACATGGCAGCTGTCTTGATGAAAGAAAGCTTTCAGGAAAATCGACCAATTGTTTTGTATGTTTTTGAATGCTGTTTTTCTACATAGCAAACTATTTTCAGCAACTTTATTACCTAATGAATCAGAGTTAAAGAGCTTCTAAACAAATGTTAGCCTTCCTTCCATCCTACAATTGTACTGGATGCATTTGGAACATGATAGAAAGCTTTAAGACTGTTTAAAAGATTATACGGAGTAAGAAAGCATAGGACGATTGCCCGTAATGGGGAAAATA
The Solenopsis invicta isolate M01_SB chromosome 16, UNIL_Sinv_3.0, whole genome shotgun sequence genome window above contains:
- the LOC105202595 gene encoding uncharacterized protein LOC105202595 isoform X2, with the protein product MLNVTHIEVSGRRHITTINQMRDTVRKLERSLKCSRDLEAARFLQYSTLKSRDKVLTDDLKKIKIRNKQMLNVQLSSLDILPETLRREVQKTWHQKYDALLSQNEQLKKQIIAIDSAMKQKQKEIDMLEQRLLIAGSIIKPKENTKKFCRRF
- the LOC105202595 gene encoding uncharacterized protein LOC105202595 isoform X1 — translated: MLNVTHIEVSGRRHITTINQMRDTVRKLERSLKCSRDLEAARFLQYSTLKSRDKVLTDDLKKIKIRNKQMLNLFRQSVTDVQLSSLDILPETLRREVQKTWHQKYDALLSQNEQLKKQIIAIDSAMKQKQKEIDMLEQRLLIAGSIIKPKENTKKFCRRF
- the LOC105202595 gene encoding uncharacterized protein LOC105202595 isoform X3; this translates as MLNVTHIEVSGRRHITTINQMRDTVRKLERSLKCSRDLEAARFLQYSTLKSRDKVLTDDLKKIKIRNKQMLNLFRQSVTDVQLSSLDILPETLRREVQKTWHQKYDALLSQNEQLKKQIIAIDSAMKQKQKEEAS
- the LOC105202601 gene encoding uncharacterized protein LOC105202601, translating into MTDCIGKCIDKLSNEELYQITNNVHKTLTHPKGNKLFAMYLAQFPDRLACLNVYNTCSKYLDEERNQSIAGNSSEESLETLITKVEMIKETVDDMDEIDLSLMKQFKDALETKTKIALLTVLENTQAQCQRSLSGKIHERFVDHILQSKSTCT
- the LOC105202611 gene encoding AKT-interacting protein — protein: MAAAKSEDSKDDNLNRQGSFRKLVPGSNNGDSPLSMSVKMIDRPIVSQTNKQHAIFLQEYNVLSEYKMCSQDLRGIYVIPSALNAFLWFGVHFIRQGFYKGGVFRFTITLPPNFPLGDCPKVVFETQIFHPLINPENGELCTSWGFPEWRRNNRISQLLQYITKIFIKLDTKMTPVNADASSLYEKNVEAFRERVKACVKESVNQVFNLPSTMDDPHYITFNQYVNEIHDPIKREIYDPKDEEENKQLGFSWVQPGSLQPFSKPEAR
- the LOC105202615 gene encoding cdc42 homolog codes for the protein MQTIKCVVVGDGAVGKTCLLISYTTNKFPSEYVPTVFDNYAVTVMIGGDPYTLGLFDTAGQEDYDRLRPLSYPQTDVFLVCFSVVSPSSFENVKEKWVPEITHHCQRTPFLLVGTQIDLRDDVATIEKLAKNKQKPISGEQGEKLAKELKAVKYVECSALTQKGLKNVFDEAILAALEPPEPVKKRKCTLL